From Microbacterium sp. LWH11-1.2, one genomic window encodes:
- a CDS encoding DUF4166 domain-containing protein: protein MTPVPQSPYARALGERLDDLHPRLRTYFQAIPDGAVGIGEGVFERVGTPRRWLWPILRLLERRGVVAACWERDIPFRIENRTIASRAIGERTFHLARGPWVMHDAVALTRHGRVVDELGEPGLIAACFDVRAHDGALELTSRAVGFRLGRLRVRLPRFLSPVVRLTERFDDAADRQFVSVSIDVPVIGRVYEYRGHFQYRIETVAERENAG from the coding sequence GTGACGCCCGTGCCGCAGTCCCCCTACGCGAGAGCACTCGGCGAGCGCCTCGACGACCTGCATCCGCGGCTTCGCACGTACTTCCAGGCGATCCCCGACGGCGCCGTCGGCATCGGCGAGGGCGTCTTCGAACGGGTCGGGACGCCACGACGCTGGCTCTGGCCGATCCTCCGCCTGCTCGAGCGCCGCGGCGTGGTCGCCGCCTGCTGGGAACGCGACATCCCCTTCCGCATCGAGAACCGCACGATCGCCTCCCGCGCCATCGGCGAGCGCACGTTCCACCTGGCGCGCGGGCCGTGGGTCATGCACGACGCCGTCGCCCTCACCCGCCATGGCCGCGTGGTCGACGAGCTCGGCGAGCCCGGCCTCATCGCCGCCTGCTTCGACGTGCGCGCCCACGACGGAGCCCTCGAGCTCACGAGCCGCGCGGTCGGGTTCCGCCTCGGACGCCTGCGCGTACGACTCCCCCGATTCCTCTCCCCCGTCGTCCGACTCACCGAGCGGTTCGACGACGCCGCCGACCGCCAGTTCGTGAGCGTGAGCATCGACGTCCCGGTCATCGGCCGCGTGTACGAGTACCGCGGACACTTCCAGTACCGCATCGAGACTGTCGCAGAGAGGGAGAACGCCGGATGA
- a CDS encoding DUF1731 domain-containing protein, with the protein MSAGRVVVGGSTGFMGRYLIPRLRSDGREVVTISRSGADIRWGDQTAIDQAVDGASLVIGLAGKSVNCRYTPENRAEIFRSRLETTSSLSRAIEKASAPPALWVNSSTATIYRHAEDRPMTESDGEIGSGFSVEVAKAWEHALFAADLPRTRRIALRSAIVLGHGGVLGPIRNLARLGLGGAQHDGRWPVSRARRAAGTAHLLGARRGRQRFSWVHIEDVARIIDFLEETPTLEGPINAAAPHPVDNVEFMATVRRVLGARIGVPMPRWMLELGAIGIRTETELVLKSRWVLPEKLTTAGFEFRYPMLEDTVRESLDRKVAPAA; encoded by the coding sequence ATGAGCGCAGGCAGGGTCGTCGTCGGAGGCTCGACCGGATTCATGGGACGGTACCTGATCCCGCGCCTGCGGTCCGACGGTCGCGAGGTCGTCACGATCTCCCGCTCCGGAGCCGACATCCGTTGGGGCGATCAGACGGCCATCGATCAGGCGGTCGACGGTGCCTCTCTCGTGATCGGCCTGGCGGGCAAGAGCGTCAACTGCCGCTACACCCCCGAGAACCGCGCCGAGATCTTCCGCTCGCGCCTGGAGACGACCTCGTCGCTGAGCCGCGCCATCGAGAAGGCCTCCGCCCCTCCCGCGCTCTGGGTGAACTCCTCCACCGCCACGATCTATCGGCATGCGGAGGATCGGCCGATGACCGAGTCGGACGGCGAGATCGGCAGCGGATTCTCGGTCGAGGTCGCGAAGGCCTGGGAGCACGCGCTGTTCGCCGCCGACCTCCCCCGCACGCGCCGGATCGCGCTGCGCAGCGCGATCGTCCTCGGCCACGGCGGCGTGCTCGGCCCGATCCGGAACCTCGCCCGGCTGGGACTCGGCGGGGCCCAACACGACGGCCGCTGGCCGGTGAGCCGTGCTCGCCGCGCGGCGGGCACCGCGCACCTCCTCGGTGCGCGCCGAGGGCGTCAACGCTTCAGCTGGGTGCACATCGAAGACGTGGCGCGCATCATCGACTTCCTCGAGGAGACTCCGACACTCGAGGGTCCGATCAACGCCGCTGCGCCCCACCCGGTCGACAACGTCGAGTTCATGGCGACGGTGCGCCGCGTGCTCGGCGCCCGTATCGGAGTGCCGATGCCGCGGTGGATGCTGGAACTCGGGGCCATCGGCATCCGCACCGAGACCGAGCTCGTTCTCAAGAGCCGCTGGGTGCTCCCGGAGAAGCTCACCACCGCAGGGTTCGAGTTCCGTTATCCGATGCTCGAAGACACCGTCAGGGAATCCCTCGATCGCAAGGTCGCGCCCGCGGCGTAG